A stretch of DNA from Sugiyamaella lignohabitans strain CBS 10342 chromosome B, complete sequence:
ACTGTGATACACATGAATAATATATGGAAAAAAGCGAACACTTCgatttatatatttgcACCAGCACTCTCGTTACTATTTAGactttgcctccggcggctggggctccgccccagaccccgttgtcgtctcgctacgctcgagtcgttagCTGGTGGATCCCGCCATGCTGCATGTCTCATGATTAAGTGTACCAGGTTAATGTATGAGAGGTGCAGAAACTCATTGAATCTCACTTTAACGCACGACTAACGACCATGTTTATCTGCATGGATTGCAATGGCGCAGTCAGTTGATCCTAAATCGGTTACAAGGTAATAGAAAGGGCAATTAATTGTTCATGCGGTTACTGTGTTCGTGCCATTGCCTGAGTGTGCCATTCCTTCGATTCGCTAACGAAATTAACAGACAGTTCTTGGATAACGTGAAGGATGTTTTGCAGAACACTGTTATCAAGCATGAAAATTGGTGATAATCAACTTTTATTGacgaaataataaaagaaataaaaacaatggTTGGTCTATATATAAAACCTTTTGACAGACCCAAGTTTGACAATGAGCTATAGTTACTAGTAGATACGTTATATGCATGGATGGATCTACCATCAACTTCAAGCAGGGTATCTGTCAACCGAAAGGAATGCCTAAGACCGGTCGCTATATCCTGAATAAACATAgctattaataatatcactCTTGGAAACGATATCCTTGGGGAAGCTGAAATATCCTCGTATGGTTCTAGTATATTTCAAGCCTTTTTCCTTTTGGTTCAAGGAAATAACTATGGAGTAACCGCGACCGCGGCTATATCAAGACGTcgtgaaatttcaagaacGAAGAGTTTCAATTCAACATCGACACAAATAATTCCACCATGGTTAAAGCTTCGGCGCCCGAATTGAAAAAGGTAAGTTCTGAAGTCCGATACAAACTAAACTATCTGTAAAAGCAGACGCAAAAACTAACCTGAAACTAGTATATGGATAAGAAGCTGTTTGTTCAGCTGAACGGATCAAGAAAGATTGTGGGAGTCTTGCGTGGTTACGACGTGTTCCTGAACATTGTACTTGATGAGGCAGTAGAAGAAAGAGCCAATGGTGAAAAAGTGAAAGTTGGCACTGCTGTAAGTTAACATTGTAAATGAGTTCACTATAGAGAATGTTCAAGTGTTAAACTAACATCATTTAGGTCATTAGAGGCAACTCTGTCGTTTTAATGGAGGCTCTTGAAAGAATCTCTTAAAAGTTCTCTGAATAAACAGCCAACTTTGGTTGATATGTAATGctgaaattatttattttaccACTTTATAAAacattgttttttgtttaaaGCCGACCATCGGAGCATTGTGTGCGGAGTCCGAGTCTCAAGAAAGGTAGAGAGACACCAATCGGAGTCCGTATATATTTGAGTACGTCTAAAAATTATATGAGGGAAGTTGTTATTATCTGTTAATATCCCGTAATCGAGTTAGCCCCAAGGACAACCCTCGAGGGTTAGATCCGACTCCGGTCCGAAGAGATCATGTGCTGCAGCGTGTGCCAGTCGGTCTCGTCGATGTATCTCCGTGAGTAATTATGCAGGCACATGTTGTACTGATGCCCCCCTGGATTTTCCAGAGAGACAtaaaagaacaaataaatGGCTccttatttataattttattcttttcgACTTCATACTGCACTAGAACTCAAAAGAAGTCACAATGACAACTTTTGCAAAAGCTACATtcaatgctgcttcttATTTGTCGGCGCGACCTCACTATCCAGACTCTCTCTTCAAGCACATCTTCTCGTACTTCCAGAAACACAACTCGGCTATTAAAGGTACTCCTACCAAATGTGTAGACATAGGATGTGGTCCAGGAGAGGCGACCTTGAAATTGTCAGAGTATTTTGATAGTGCTATTGGAATTGACCCTGGTGCTGGAATGATCGAGTCGGCAACGAAGTCAGCAAGAAGTGCCGGAAAGTCAAGTGACCAGCTCAATTATATTATTGGGTCTGATAAAACGTTTACAGATATAATTCCTGAGAGCTCCGTTAATATTGTCACCGCTGCTCAAGCTAGTCATTGGTTTGATTTCCCGAAGTTTATTGAGTCCTCAGCCAAGGTTCTCAAACCTAACGGCGTGCTAGCTGTCTGGGGGTACGTCGACCACGTTTTCGTAAACCATCCAAAAGCGTCTGAGATAAGTTTGGAGTATAGTTATGACAAGAAGTATATGGGACCATATTGGGAGCAACCTGGTCGTGGACGTTTAGCTAGTATGCTTTCTGAGGCCGAAGGACAACTGCGTGCAAATGACAAATTCTCTGATGTTGAAGTAATTCGAGACGAAAGTATCACTTTAAACCCAGGATCATTTTATGAGATGACTAGAACACTGCCGTTGAGATCTGTTCACGCCTATATGAAGACGTTTAGTGCCTATCATGAATGGAAAGCTCAACATCCAGACGAACCCGATGTAGTCGATCTTTGCTTCGAAGCTATTAAAAAGGCTGAGAACTGGACTGATGACACTGAAGTTACTATCAAATGGGCTACAGTTTTAATTATGGCCTCTAAGAAAGCATTGTAACTCAGAAATCTAGAACTGGACAATCCCACGGCACATCCTAGTAGACTTTTCacaatataaatacatgATTTAAAACATTTTAGCAATATAAGTGGTATATAGAAAATGCAAATTATCATAGGCGATTCGCATGTGCCATGGCAATTCGTTTAGATTGCTATTCAGCGGCATCCGATTCCTTCTCAACTACTTTTTCACTATTTGCATCCTTTTCTTCCAGATCTAGTTCCTCCAGCGTCTTTGATATCTCCTCAGCGATTAGTTCCGCCTTCTCTCTCCCCTCCTCTTTCCGCATTTCTTCTGCCTCTTCCTCTGCATCTTCCTTGGCCTGCTTCTTGGTTTCTTTGGAACTGTCatcgatttcttgttcgCTTGTTTCCTCTTCGCTCTCTTCGTCTAATGACCAGCCACAGAGCTCAGCGAATTTTCGAACATTCTTATCACAATCCCCTAGTATAAGTAGGTCATTATCTCTGGTTCCTAGATCCCCTACAGCATCCATATTAAACAGTATTCGAATACAATCATCATCGACCATCTCCGGAAGTTGAGAGAACGGGCTGACAGTTAAAGAAGTTCCAGCAACTATCACCAAATCAGCAGACTCAGGAAAATCTTCATCCATACTATCAAAAAAGGCACGAGGGAGTCCCTCACCAAAAAACACAATATCAGGTTTAACTATACCTCTGCATTTCTTGCACTTCGGAATGGTTGTTTTACCTGGATTGCTCTCCCATACAATTCGTTTTAGTTCTTCATTGGACATTTCTGTCTTGCAATCAATACAATGGTTTTTAGCAAATGAGCCATGTGCCTCTATAATTTTCTCACCTGACACCCCAGCTATTCTTTCTAATGTATCAATATTTTGTGTGTATAAGCGCCGAAGTAGACCCTTTCTATCGACTGTCCTCATAAACTTGTGGAAATCAGTAGGCTCAAATTTACCAGGATAAAGTTCACTTGCTAGTGTGTAAAAGGCCAGTGGATTTCGCCTCAAATATGAGATATCGAAGACGGCTTCTGGATATGGAAGATTTAGTCGCTGGAGATTTGAATAAAGACCTGTTCCTGGTGTGCGGAAATCTGGAATTCCAGCCGATGTAGATATTCCAGCTCCTACCATGAATATGACATTTTTGAATTTCCCTTCCTTTAATTGCTCTGCGACTGACTCTAAAGTCGGCTTTAATTGAGTGTCTTCTTCACTCATGATGATGTCTTTTGGTTAGTTGCTAGAATGAAATAATGTATCAACTAAACGCTCTGCATTACATATcgcaaaagataagataacgATTAGCATGCAGGTCGCACCGTTTTGGATGTCAAAGATACGAGATTATGAGCTTGGTTTTTATATACTGGATAATATGGGAAtagaaattatttgaagaaAGCGCTGTAATCACGTAAGTGGCAATACACCGCACGAGCGAGCCTACAGAGTAATACTCTGGGCTACATATATCAGACGAGGTTAGTCAGAGCAAAGCTCGTCTCATTATTCTACAAGTTTTATCaatttttaattaattcATTATTCATAACAtcgttgattttgttttctaaGATTTTGTTTGTAATTTTAATCGTAACTGATTGTTACAGCTTGGATCAGCTTGGGTTCGAGGTTTACCTTctagcttcttcagcagctaATCGTCTTTTGGCCTCCTCGCGCAATTTCTCTTCCTCGTAAGCTTGATTCATAAGATAATTTCCATAGAAAGCAATTCCTAGAGTAGAAATACCCACCCAAAGACGGACACTACGAGGTAGAGCTGTGTATCTTTGCCATAGATTGGTCATAATTGTGGAATCAGCTGAATTTTCAACCAGATAGATTACCAAATAAATAGGATTGAGAACAGGATAAGTCCTACAAAAAGATGGGAAAGTCAATGGTATGACCGTTTGAAACTGTCCTAGCAGGATgtttgaaaatatattcGAGAAGTTTGAAGTGCAAAGATCTTACTCTTTAAAGCACAAATAAACGGCAAGTTTTGACATTTCTCAGCATTGCATGAAAGGCTGTATATCTCCAGATTATTGACTTCTATTCAAGAACGGTATCATATCACTGATTTGTAGAGTATCCTTCAAGCTTTCGTTCGATCGAAGCGTGGAACACAATGAAGGTGAGTAATCTATTCTACAATACCGATATGATGTTATTTCACTGCCTAGTTACTAACAATTGATCAGCAAAGATTCAACTACCTGGATCTCCAGGTGATGAGAAATGAACTTGAATCTCAGATTCTCAATTACAGATTGCAAAATATCTATGATCTCACTTCGTCGTCacatctttttcttttgaagtTTGCTGTTCCAGACTCGAAGAAGCTTGTTATCGTTGATCCTGGATTCAGAATTCACTTAACTGAGTTTTCTAGATCAACTACTCAAAGTCCGTCTGGATTTGTTGCAAAGCTTCGAAAACATTTGAAAACCAGAAGACTATCGAGAATCAGCTTGGCTCCATTAAATAGACTTTTGGTGTTTAGCTTTTCAGATGACTTTTCTTATCATCTGGTTTTAGAGTTCTTCGCCGGTGGAAATATGATTTTGTTAGACAAACAATTTAAAATTCTTTCCCTCCAAAGAACTGTGTCTGCAACTGATACTCAATCAAGATGTGCAGTAGGCGAGATATATCCCTTGGATGACTATCTAAAAGACGACGGTTCGGCGGATGTTTCATTTGATGTTAAGTCTGTAAAGCAATGGCTAGGGGGCTCTTCAAACAATGTACCTGAAGCGATTGCTGAAGACGACAGTCAATCTGCATCTACTAATTTGCTGAATTCAGATCTACCAAAAACAAGTACCTCAGGCCCtaagaaaaagaaggagGCAAAAATTGcattgaagaagctgctttATATCAAGGTCCCAGGAATCGCCGCCGGAATCTTTGAGAAGGCCCTACTAGACCAATCGATTGATCCTGACATCAAGGATTTTGGTCCATTACTTTCCAGCGAAGCTGAGATAACTCGACTCTTAACCGCTGTAAAGAATGCCTCTGAGATTTCCAAGTCGTTGACTTCCAAGTCATCCACACCTGGCTACATTgttgccaagaaaaatgctcaatttcaacaatCAACGAGttctgattctgttgaTGAAAGCAAGTTCTCGCCTGAAAcgtcaataaataattcatCAATAGAGTATCTCtatgaagaatttgaaCCCTTTGAACCTCGAGCTTTTTCAAACCCCGATATTAAAGTGTTTGAAATAGAGACATTTAATCAGGCTGTGGACAAGTATTTCTCAACTCTCGAGTCAACCAAATTGTCTCTGAAAATATCGAACCAGGAGCAACAAGCTGAGAAGAGACTTAATGCTGCGAGAGatgaaaaggaaaagagAGTCAAAGGACTTGTTCAAGTGCAGCAGAAAAGCAGCACCCTTGGTTATGCGTTGCAGGCTTATGCTAGCCGAGtggaagaagcaattgaagCTGTTCAAGGTTTACTTCAACAAGGAATGGATTGGGTTGACATTGAAAACCTTATAAAGGTAGAACAATCGCGAGGAAACCCTGTGGCCAATACTATTGCACTTCCATTAAATCTtcttaaaaacaaaatcactGTTATTCTACCGGATCCTGACTTTGAACAAGACTTggaggaagatgatgatgataaagaCACATCAGATTCAGAATCGGATTCGGACTCGGATTCTGAGAGTGAGTCGGAGTCGACGGCCAAGAAtgtcaaaaccaaaaagaaggCTGCTCCAACTGTGAAGGTTGAGATTGATATTACTCTATCGGCCTGGGCCAATTCCAGAAAATATTTCGAAGTGAAAAAGACTGCTGTTGCCAAGCAGGAACGGACACTTCAGCAAGCAGATCAGGCCTACAAAAGCgcagaaaagaaaattaagCGTGACTTGAAGATGGCTTTGGAAAAGGAAAAGGGACAACAACACACTCTTCATGCCATTAGGGAAACATATTGGTTTGAGAAGTTTTACTGGTTCCTCAGTTCAGATGGATATCTCTGTATTGGAGGACGCGATTCATTTCAAAATGAACTCTTATTGAGACGCTATTTCAAAAAGAACGATATCTATGTCCATTGTGATGTGGGTGGTGCATCGGTTGTCATTATTAAAAACCACATTGCTGACTCTAGGGAAGTTCCTCCAGCCACATTGACTCAGGCAGGTGTACTCTCTGTTGCCACATCCAAGGCTTGGGATTCGAAAATGGTCACATCTGCCTGGTGGGCGACTCGA
This window harbors:
- the TMT1 gene encoding Tmt1p (Trans-aconitate methyltransferase; cytosolic enzyme that catalyzes the methyl esterification of 3-isopropylmalate, an intermediate of the leucine biosynthetic pathway, and trans-aconitate, which inhibits the citric acid cycle; GO_component: GO:0005737 - cytoplasm [Evidence IEA,IEA]; GO_component: GO:0005829 - cytosol [Evidence IDA] [PMID 11695919]; GO_function: GO:0008168 - methyltransferase activity [Evidence IEA]; GO_function: GO:0046547 - trans-aconitate 3-methyltransferase activity [Evidence IEA]; GO_function: GO:0046547 - trans-aconitate 3-methyltransferase activity [Evidence IDA] [PMID 11695919]; GO_function: GO:0016740 - transferase activity [Evidence IEA]; GO_process: GO:0008150 - biological_process [Evidence ND]; GO_process: GO:0032259 - methylation [Evidence IEA]), producing MTTFAKATFNAASYLSARPHYPDSLFKHIFSYFQKHNSAIKGTPTKCVDIGCGPGEATLKLSEYFDSAIGIDPGAGMIESATKSARSAGKSSDQLNYIIGSDKTFTDIIPESSVNIVTAAQASHWFDFPKFIESSAKVLKPNGVLAVWGYVDHVFVNHPKASEISLEYSYDKKYMGPYWEQPGRGRLASMLSEAEGQLRANDKFSDVEVIRDESITLNPGSFYEMTRTLPLRSVHAYMKTFSAYHEWKAQHPDEPDVVDLCFEAIKKAENWTDDTEVTIKWATVLIMASKKAL
- the HST2 gene encoding histone deacetylase HST2 (Cytoplasmic NAD(+)-dependent protein deacetylase; member of the silencing information regulator 2 (Sir2) family of NAD(+)-dependent protein deacetylases; modulates nucleolar (rDNA) and telomeric silencing; possesses NAD(+)-dependent histone deacetylase activity in vitro; contains a nuclear export signal (NES); function regulated by its nuclear export; GO_component: GO:0005737 - cytoplasm [Evidence IEA,IEA]; GO_component: GO:0005737 - cytoplasm [Evidence IDA] [PMID 11226170]; GO_component: GO:0005634 - nucleus [Evidence IEA,IEA]; GO_component: GO:0005634 - nucleus [Evidence IDA] [PMID 17110954]; GO_function: GO:0051287 - NAD binding [Evidence IEA]; GO_function: GO:0070403 - NAD+ binding [Evidence IEA]; GO_function: GO:0017136 - NAD-dependent histone deacetylase activity [Evidence IDA] [PMID 10811920]; GO_function: GO:0017136 - NAD-dependent histone deacetylase activity [Evidence IMP] [PMID 10841563]; GO_function: GO:0016787 - hydrolase activity [Evidence IEA]; GO_function: GO:0016811 - hydrolase activity, acting on carbon-nitrogen (but not peptide) bonds, in linear amides [Evidence IEA]; GO_function: GO:0046872 - metal ion binding [Evidence IEA]; GO_function: GO:0008270 - zinc ion binding [Evidence IEA]; GO_process: GO:0000183 - chromatin silencing at rDNA [Evidence IMP] [PMID 11226170]; GO_process: GO:0000183 - chromatin silencing at rDNA [Evidence IMP] [PMID 16051752]; GO_process: GO:0001300 - chronological cell aging [Evidence IGI,IMP] [PMID 16051752]; GO_process: GO:0031939 - negative regulation of chromatin silencing at telomere [Evidence IMP] [PMID 11226170]; GO_process: GO:0045950 - negative regulation of mitotic recombination [Evidence IGI,IMP] [PMID 16051752]; GO_process: GO:0006476 - protein deacetylation [Evidence IEA]; GO_process: GO:0006355 - regulation of transcription, DNA-templated [Evidence IEA]; GO_process: GO:0006351 - transcription, DNA-templated [Evidence IEA]), producing the protein MSEEDTQLKPTLESVAEQLKEGKFKNVIFMVGAGISTSAGIPDFRTPGTGLYSNLQRLNLPYPEAVFDISYLRRNPLAFYTLASELYPGKFEPTDFHKFMRTVDRKGLLRRLYTQNIDTLERIAGVSGEKIIEAHGSFAKNHCIDCKTEMSNEELKRIVWESNPGKTTIPKCKKCRGIVKPDIVFFGEGLPRAFFDSMDEDFPESADLVIVAGTSLTVSPFSQLPEMVDDDCIRILFNMDAVGDLGTRDNDLLILGDCDKNVRKFAELCGWSLDEESEEETSEQEIDDSSKETKKQAKEDAEEEAEEMRKEEGREKAELIAEEISKTLEELDLEEKDANSEKVVEKESDAAE
- the TAE2 gene encoding Tae2p (Component of the ribosome quality control complex (RQC); RQC (Rqc1p-Rkr1p-Tae2p-Cdc48p-Npl4p-Ufd1p) is a ribosome-bound complex required for the degradation of polypeptides arising from stalled translation involved in protein translation; monitors translation stress and signals this to Hsf1p; may interact with ribosomes, based on co-purification experiments; green fluorescent protein (GFP)-fusion protein localizes to the cytoplasm; GO_component: GO:1990112 - RQC complex [Evidence IDA] [PMID 23178123]; GO_component: GO:0005737 - cytoplasm [Evidence IEA,IEA]; GO_component: GO:0005737 - cytoplasm [Evidence IDA] [PMID 14562095]; GO_component: GO:0010494 - cytoplasmic stress granule [Evidence IDA] [PMID 23222640]; GO_component: GO:0022625 - cytosolic large ribosomal subunit [Evidence IDA] [PMID 23479637]; GO_component: GO:0005840 - ribosome [Evidence IDA] [PMID 16702403]; GO_function: GO:0003729 - mRNA binding [Evidence IDA] [PMID 23222640]; GO_process: GO:0002181 - cytoplasmic translation [Evidence IGI,IMP] [PMID 20691087]; GO_process: GO:1990116 - ribosome-associated ubiquitin-dependent protein catabolic process [Evidence IGI,IMP] [PMID 23479637]; GO_process: GO:0006412 - translation [Evidence IEA]), whose product is MRNELESQILNYRLQNIYDLTSSSHLFLLKFAVPDSKKLVIVDPGFRIHLTEFSRSTTQSPSGFVAKLRKHLKTRRLSRISLAPLNRLLVFSFSDDFSYHLVLEFFAGGNMILLDKQFKILSLQRTVSATDTQSRCAVGEIYPLDDYLKDDGSADVSFDVKSVKQWLGGSSNNVPEAIAEDDSQSASTNLLNSDLPKTSTSGPKKKKEAKIALKKLLYIKVPGIAAGIFEKALLDQSIDPDIKDFGPLLSSEAEITRLLTAVKNASEISKSLTSKSSTPGYIVAKKNAQFQQSTSSDSVDESKFSPETSINNSSIEYLYEEFEPFEPRAFSNPDIKVFEIETFNQAVDKYFSTLESTKLSLKISNQEQQAEKRLNAARDEKEKRVKGLVQVQQKSSTLGYALQAYASRVEEAIEAVQGLLQQGMDWVDIENLIKVEQSRGNPVANTIALPLNLLKNKITVILPDPDFEQDLEEDDDDKDTSDSESDSDSDSESESESTAKNVKTKKKAAPTVKVEIDITLSAWANSRKYFEVKKTAVAKQERTLQQADQAYKSAEKKIKRDLKMALEKEKGQQHTLHAIRETYWFEKFYWFLSSDGYLCIGGRDSFQNELLLRRYFKKNDIYVHCDVGGASVVIIKNHIADSREVPPATLTQAGVLSVATSKAWDSKMVTSAWWATRDQIPRLTPEGDIVRSDLIIVTGEGKHFLPPSQLDMGLGFLWMVSEDAAAKYSKRGGKNRRDGETTDVTNENENNSDSDSSEEEFPDTQIDSDEEFPDTQIASDDDLEDENDVAEEDNEEEEANSELEDILKDESKDALSESEQSDQEADPENEAIADSYDKGDAHNGAGPGEAEADADMDVGADADADSSDISRGPDSENRSGTTGKRISAAERRRLRKQKLRSDSNTPEPESSTAPVSSAVSDIEKALSDLQVSKREKEPAAQKPAKVRGKKGKLKKIASKYADQDEEERSRRMELLGTTRGLEKAKAQAEQEKAKRQQQEQARRDRQNRAKEQEKKRLLEAEELGDDDEEVDDDSKYPFDKLVPRLSVGDEPQTIVPVFAPWGALQRYKYKMKFQPGTVKKGKAVKDILYSINNAKVDATASDDDYPWPNEIALVRSLKEPELLLAIGVGRVKISIPGSRQKAVKGGSKGQKGGSKRGKGSKR